Proteins co-encoded in one Ruegeria pomeroyi DSS-3 genomic window:
- a CDS encoding glycerophosphodiester phosphodiesterase, which produces MNGFSQLEGLRGHPSVVRVIGHRGARGVMPENTLEGFAFTLAAGVRALEFDVVMTADGVPVVTHNHHLANAMTRDGQGHWLTGAERQVAEMTYAEIRALDVGGLDGRTVYGRRFPDQAFLTGIHVPRLGELLDLCAGYGDQAPYLLLELKSDPALMHDHAARAEMVAAVLADVRRYRMEPRTVMHSFDWALLGECRRQAPDLPTSYLSQLPENADDPGEDSAKPVGPDYDRMTESLPQAVASAGGQLWCPYFLDVTPELVAEAHDLGLIVLTWTVNEPEDIRRMATTGVDGIVTDYPGRTQRILIDMGLSWT; this is translated from the coding sequence ATGAACGGGTTTTCCCAACTTGAGGGGCTGCGCGGCCATCCGAGCGTCGTGCGCGTCATCGGCCATCGCGGCGCGCGTGGGGTGATGCCGGAAAACACACTCGAAGGCTTTGCCTTTACGCTCGCCGCCGGGGTGCGGGCACTGGAATTCGACGTGGTGATGACAGCCGACGGCGTGCCGGTGGTGACCCATAATCACCATCTTGCAAATGCGATGACCCGGGATGGTCAGGGCCACTGGCTGACCGGCGCGGAACGCCAGGTCGCCGAGATGACCTACGCCGAGATCAGGGCACTGGATGTCGGCGGGCTCGACGGGCGAACCGTCTATGGCCGGCGCTTTCCGGATCAGGCCTTTCTGACCGGCATTCATGTACCCCGGTTGGGCGAACTGCTCGACCTTTGCGCAGGCTATGGTGACCAGGCACCCTACCTGCTGCTGGAGCTGAAGTCGGATCCCGCCCTGATGCATGACCACGCGGCGCGCGCCGAGATGGTGGCGGCGGTTCTGGCCGATGTCCGACGTTACCGCATGGAACCACGCACCGTGATGCACAGCTTCGACTGGGCGCTGCTGGGCGAGTGCCGTCGGCAGGCGCCGGATCTGCCAACCTCATACCTGTCGCAATTGCCCGAAAACGCGGACGATCCCGGCGAGGATTCGGCCAAGCCGGTGGGACCGGATTATGACCGGATGACCGAAAGCCTGCCGCAAGCGGTCGCGTCGGCTGGCGGACAGCTGTGGTGCCCCTATTTTCTGGATGTGACACCCGAGCTTGTGGCCGAGGCACATGACCTGGGCCTGATCGTGCTGACCTGGACGGTCAATGAACCCGAAGATATCAGGCGAATGGCCACAACCGGTGTCGATGGGATCGTGACCGATTACCCGGGACGAACCCAACGGATTCTGATCGACATGGGCCTGTCCTGGACCTGA